From the Candidatus Aminicenantes bacterium genome, the window CGTCATTACTCGTTGACATCGAACGGGAGCCGGGGATATTCTTTGACCATTCAGTCTCAAGGAGGACCGCCATGACCCAATCCAACGTCCCCGCCAGCGTCGCTGCCCGGCTGGTCGGCCGCAACGGCGAATATCTAGGCAACGAATTCTTCATCAAAGGCGACGATTTCCTGATCGGCCGCGCCTTCGAATGCCACCTCATGCTGAACGACGAGATGATCTCGAGCCAGCACGCCCGGATCGTCCGTTCGGGTGAGCATTACGAGCTGCAGGATCTCGGATCGACCAACGGCACCTTCGTCAACGGCGAGAAGATCGCCAAGAAGGTCCTGCGGACGGGCGACAAGCTCATGTTCGGGGCTTTAGAGTTCGAATTCTCGCGTCCGCTCGACGTCAGCCGGACGATGGTGGCGACCCCCGAGGCCATGGCCGAGCTGGCTAAGGCCAAGGCGCATGCCATCCCGGCCGCGGCTCCGGCTCCGGCCCCGGCCGCGGCGATGGAAGTCGTCAAGATCCCCAAGGCGGCCCCAGGCCATCCGCTGGCCGGGCTGATCCCGGGCGTACTGATGGGCCTTCTCATTGCCTACATCGTGCCGCTCCTGGCTGCGGCTTTCCAGTTAAATAAGCTGGGCAATTTGACCGTTACGGGCGTCGGACAATTCTTGAAAAGCTGGGCCGGCACCTTCCCCGGCATGCATACGCATGTCGGATTGGCATCCTTCGACCTGAGCAACATGACCAGCTTGATTGCCCTCATCGGCTTGGCCCTAGGGCCGTTCGTAGGCGGATTCCTCGCCCGCCGCTTGGGCCGCCGCGGTCAGATCGGTACAGCCTTGGCATTTGCCATCAGCTATGCCGTTGTCGCGCTCATCATCCAGATCGCCGTGTTTAAAGCGGCTTTCTCGGATCTGCCCTTGTCCTACCCGGGAATCGTTCGTTCGTTGGGCCCCTGGGGTAATTTCGTAGTCGTCCTGGCGTACTTCGTAGGGGTGGTTTTCGTCATCAGCCTCATCGGGGGGCTTTTCGGCCGAAGCCGCAAATCGGACTAGCCGCGAGACGCGCCTGCGGGAGTAGGGGGGGATCCCGCCCTTCGCCCCCCGGCTATTCTGTATGTGTCTGGGTAATCGATGAGACCTTATGATACGCCGCGGGAATTCGACTGGGTCAGGCGCGCCTTAGGCTGGAAGACGGAAGGGGGCACTCTTCGCTTCGACCTCGAAACGGCCTGGGGCCGGAGCGCCCGACTGTCGTTCCGTTTCATTGCCGTTGATATCGTCCGCTGGACGTTCGTCCCCAAAGGCTCGGCGGAACCCCGCCCGACGGAATCGATACACCCTTCGACCGGCTTCAAGCCGCCGGCCTGGCAGGTTCGGCCTCTGCCGGGCGGCTTAGAGGTCACGGGTCTGCAAGGCGGGCTGAAAATCGATTTCGATCCCTGGGTCATGCGTTTCCTCGACCGCCGCGGCCGGCCCCTGCTGGCCGAAAATCCCGCGGACATGGACGGCCTCGGCCATCCCTTCGTCCCGCCCCTCGGCTTCGTCCGCGACAGCCGTGCCGTCTCCCGGGTGACCCAGTCCTTCAAGCTCGGTCCGGACGAGCATCTCTACGGCCTGGGCGAAAAGTTCACCCGTTTGGACAAGGCCGGCGCCCGGCTCGTCTCCTGGACCCAAGACGCTCTCGGTTCGACCAGCGAACGATCCCACAAGAACGTCCCGTTCCTCTGGAGCACCCGCGGCTGGGGCCTATTCGTCGACGGCGGCGCGCGGATCGCCTGGGACTTGGGCGCCCAAAGCACGCAATCGTTTACCGTGACCGCGGATCAAGGGACGCTGGATGCCTATGCGATCTTCGGTCCCGGGCCGGCCGCGATCCTCAAGCGCTACGCCGACCTCACTGGCTATGCGCCCGTGCCGCCGAAATGGAGCTTCGGGCTTTGGGTGTCGTCGGGCGGGACTTATCGGACCCAGGCCGCCATCGAGGCCCTCGTCGACGGATTGGGAGAGCACGGCATCCCGGCCGGCGTCGTCCACATCGATCCTTGGTGGATGCAGTGGCGGCGATACTGCGATTTCCGTTGGGACCGCGACGCCTTCCCCCACCCCGACAGCCTGATCCGCAAGCTTCACGGCCTCGGGCTCAAGCTCTGCCTCTGGGAGCATCCCTACGTCTCGATCGAGAGCGACTTGTTCGAGCTGGGCAAACGCGAGGGCTTCTTCCTCAAGCGGCCTGACGGCGGAGTTTACGTTATCGACTATGGGCTGTCGCTGGCGCCCCGGCCGGACGGCATCGTGCGGCGGGCCCGGCGCGCGGACTCCTGGAACGCCCGCGTCGCGATTATCGATCTCACCAATCCCGAGGCGCGCCGGTGGTTCAAGGATCTTCACCGGCCGCTGCTCCGGCAAGGCGTCGATGTCTTCAAGACGGACTTCGGGGAGGACATTCCGGCCGACGCCGTCTTCCATGACGGAACGACCGGCGCGACACGGCATAATCTCTACCCGCTCCTCTACAACCAGGCCGTGGACGAGGTGACGCGCGAGGAGCGCGGCTACGGGCTGGTCTGGAGCCGCTCCGGCACGGCCGGAAGCCAGCGCTTTCCCGTGGCCTGGTCGGGCGACCCGGCCGCCGACTGGGACAGCCTGGCGGCCACCATTCGGGGCGGACTGTGCGCCGGGCTCTCCGGCATCCCGTTCTGGAGCCACGATATCGGCGGCTACCGGGGCAAGCCGACGCCCGATCTCTATATCCGCTGGGCCCAGTTCGGGCTGCTCTGCTCACACAGCCGGATGCACGGCGACGGACCGCGCGAGCCGTGGATCTTCGGACCCGACGCTCTGCGGATCGTCCGAAAATTCGTCCGCCTTCGCTATCGGCTTTTCCCGTATCTCTACAGCCTGGCCCATGAGGCGGCGGCGACGGGCCTGCCCGTAATGCGGGCGCTGCCGTTGGCCTTCCCTGATGATCCGAGCGTCCATGGCCACGACCTCGAGTTCATGCTGGGGCCTTGGCTTCTCATCGCCCCCGTCGTCGATCCGTCGGGGACAAGAACCGTCTACCTACCTCACCTGGATACAGCCAAGCAGGGGACAAAAGGCGCCAAGGGCGAAAAGAGAAAAACGGCCCCTTCACCGGAAAACGGCGAGGGCGGCGAGTGGATCGATTATTGGACCGGCGACCGATACGCCGCCGGACAGAGCCTCAAGCTCAAGGTGCCCCTATCGCGCATCCCGATCTTCGTCCGGGCCGGGGCCATTCTGCCGATGATGGCCGACGCCGAGCGGATTCCCGAAGGGCCGATCGAAAAGCTGATTATCCATATCTACGCCGACGCCAAGTCCTCGTTCACGCTTTTAGAGGACGAGGGTCGGACGCGCTTCGATCT encodes:
- a CDS encoding alpha-xylosidase, with protein sequence MRPYDTPREFDWVRRALGWKTEGGTLRFDLETAWGRSARLSFRFIAVDIVRWTFVPKGSAEPRPTESIHPSTGFKPPAWQVRPLPGGLEVTGLQGGLKIDFDPWVMRFLDRRGRPLLAENPADMDGLGHPFVPPLGFVRDSRAVSRVTQSFKLGPDEHLYGLGEKFTRLDKAGARLVSWTQDALGSTSERSHKNVPFLWSTRGWGLFVDGGARIAWDLGAQSTQSFTVTADQGTLDAYAIFGPGPAAILKRYADLTGYAPVPPKWSFGLWVSSGGTYRTQAAIEALVDGLGEHGIPAGVVHIDPWWMQWRRYCDFRWDRDAFPHPDSLIRKLHGLGLKLCLWEHPYVSIESDLFELGKREGFFLKRPDGGVYVIDYGLSLAPRPDGIVRRARRADSWNARVAIIDLTNPEARRWFKDLHRPLLRQGVDVFKTDFGEDIPADAVFHDGTTGATRHNLYPLLYNQAVDEVTREERGYGLVWSRSGTAGSQRFPVAWSGDPAADWDSLAATIRGGLCAGLSGIPFWSHDIGGYRGKPTPDLYIRWAQFGLLCSHSRMHGDGPREPWIFGPDALRIVRKFVRLRYRLFPYLYSLAHEAAATGLPVMRALPLAFPDDPSVHGHDLEFMLGPWLLIAPVVDPSGTRTVYLPHLDTAKQGTKGAKGEKRKTAPSPENGEGGEWIDYWTGDRYAAGQSLKLKVPLSRIPIFVRAGAILPMMADAERIPEGPIEKLIIHIYADAKSSFTLLEDEGRTRFDLDRRGNHYALAVKGWRPKHDLKIIWR
- a CDS encoding FHA domain-containing protein gives rise to the protein MTQSNVPASVAARLVGRNGEYLGNEFFIKGDDFLIGRAFECHLMLNDEMISSQHARIVRSGEHYELQDLGSTNGTFVNGEKIAKKVLRTGDKLMFGALEFEFSRPLDVSRTMVATPEAMAELAKAKAHAIPAAAPAPAPAAAMEVVKIPKAAPGHPLAGLIPGVLMGLLIAYIVPLLAAAFQLNKLGNLTVTGVGQFLKSWAGTFPGMHTHVGLASFDLSNMTSLIALIGLALGPFVGGFLARRLGRRGQIGTALAFAISYAVVALIIQIAVFKAAFSDLPLSYPGIVRSLGPWGNFVVVLAYFVGVVFVISLIGGLFGRSRKSD